In Oryza brachyantha chromosome 1, ObraRS2, whole genome shotgun sequence, the following are encoded in one genomic region:
- the LOC102719247 gene encoding methionyl-tRNA formyltransferase isoform X2, with protein MARFSPPLLRRCLCSAAKSASAAGGTNKRNIVFLGSPQVAASVLETLLVASDSPDSAFQVAAVVTQPPAAKNRGRKLMPSAVAQLALDRGFPGDLIFTPERAGEEAFLSGLKELRPELCITAAYGNILPQRFLDIPPYGTVNIHPSLLPLYRGAAPVQRALQDGVEETGVSLAYTVRALDAGPVISCEKFSVDECIKAPELLAILFNIGSKLLLRELPSILDGSAKEKAKPQDDSKATHAPKLNSDESWLSFDQEAKVLHNKVRAFAGWPGTRAKLQLMNQNGEPDVLEIKVISTKVCASCDKTGDGNEVLFSGHGASTPWKESNDSKGLLEWFAWSKAVEITINESP; from the exons ATGGCGCGCTTCTCCCCGCCGCTGCTGCGCCGGTgcctctgctccgccgccaaatccgcctccgccgccggaggcACCAATAAGAGGAATATCGTCTTCTTGGGATCCCCCCAG GTGGCCGCGTCGGTCCTGGAAACGTTGCTCGTGGCGTCGGACTCCCCGGACTCCGCATTCCAGGTTGCCGCCGTCGTGACgcagccgccggccgccaAGAACCGGGGGAGGAAGCTGATGCCGTCGGCCGTCGCGCAGCTTGCGCTCGACCGCGGGTTCCCCGGCGACCTCATCTTCACGCCGGAGCGCGCTGGGGAG GAGGCGTTTCTGTCAGGCCTGAAGGAATTGAGACCAGAGCTCTGCATCACTGCTGCCTATGGAAACATTCTGCCTCAGAGGTTTCTTGATATTCCGCCATATG GAACTGTTAACATACACCCGAGTTTGCTGCCTCTATATCGTGGTGCAGCACCTGTGCAGAGGGCATTGCAG GACGGTGTTGAAGAAACAGGTGTTTCCCTTGCATATACTGTCCGTGCATTGGATGCAGGTCCAGTGATTTCTTGTGAAAAATTTTCTGTTGATGAATGTATTAAG GCACCAGAGTTGCTTGCTATATTGTTCAACATAG GATCCAAGTTGTTGCTTCGTGAACTACCATCTATTCTTGATGGATCGGCTAAAGAAAAGGCAAAACCACAGGATGATTCCAAAGCAACTCATGCACCGAAG CTAAATTCTGACGAGTCATGGTTGTCATTCGACCAAGAAGCTAAAGTGCTCCATAACAAG GTACGAGCCTTTGCAGGCTGGCCAGGAACTCGTGCAAAATTGCAGCTCATGAACCAAAATGGGGAACCTGATGTGCTTGAGATTAAGGTTATCAGCACGAAGGTTTGCGCATCCTGTGACAAAACTGGAGATGGAAATGAGGTACTCTTCTCAG GTCATGGAGCTTCAACTCCCTGGAAAGAAAGTAACGACAGCAAGGGACTTCTGGAATGGTTTGCGTGGTCAAAAGCTGTTGAAATCACCATAAATGAGTCACCATAA
- the LOC102719247 gene encoding methionyl-tRNA formyltransferase isoform X1 — MARFSPPLLRRCLCSAAKSASAAGGTNKRNIVFLGSPQVAASVLETLLVASDSPDSAFQVAAVVTQPPAAKNRGRKLMPSAVAQLALDRGFPGDLIFTPERAGEEAFLSGLKELRPELCITAAYGNILPQRFLDIPPYGTVNIHPSLLPLYRGAAPVQRALQDGVEETGVSLAYTVRALDAGPVISCEKFSVDECIKAPELLAILFNIGSKLLLRELPSILDGSAKEKAKPQDDSKATHAPKLNSDESWLSFDQEAKVLHNKVRAFAGWPGTRAKLQLMNQNGEPDVLEIKVISTKVCASCDKTGDGNEVLFSGSSLLIPCSGSSCLEVMELQLPGKKVTTARDFWNGLRGQKLLKSP, encoded by the exons ATGGCGCGCTTCTCCCCGCCGCTGCTGCGCCGGTgcctctgctccgccgccaaatccgcctccgccgccggaggcACCAATAAGAGGAATATCGTCTTCTTGGGATCCCCCCAG GTGGCCGCGTCGGTCCTGGAAACGTTGCTCGTGGCGTCGGACTCCCCGGACTCCGCATTCCAGGTTGCCGCCGTCGTGACgcagccgccggccgccaAGAACCGGGGGAGGAAGCTGATGCCGTCGGCCGTCGCGCAGCTTGCGCTCGACCGCGGGTTCCCCGGCGACCTCATCTTCACGCCGGAGCGCGCTGGGGAG GAGGCGTTTCTGTCAGGCCTGAAGGAATTGAGACCAGAGCTCTGCATCACTGCTGCCTATGGAAACATTCTGCCTCAGAGGTTTCTTGATATTCCGCCATATG GAACTGTTAACATACACCCGAGTTTGCTGCCTCTATATCGTGGTGCAGCACCTGTGCAGAGGGCATTGCAG GACGGTGTTGAAGAAACAGGTGTTTCCCTTGCATATACTGTCCGTGCATTGGATGCAGGTCCAGTGATTTCTTGTGAAAAATTTTCTGTTGATGAATGTATTAAG GCACCAGAGTTGCTTGCTATATTGTTCAACATAG GATCCAAGTTGTTGCTTCGTGAACTACCATCTATTCTTGATGGATCGGCTAAAGAAAAGGCAAAACCACAGGATGATTCCAAAGCAACTCATGCACCGAAG CTAAATTCTGACGAGTCATGGTTGTCATTCGACCAAGAAGCTAAAGTGCTCCATAACAAG GTACGAGCCTTTGCAGGCTGGCCAGGAACTCGTGCAAAATTGCAGCTCATGAACCAAAATGGGGAACCTGATGTGCTTGAGATTAAGGTTATCAGCACGAAGGTTTGCGCATCCTGTGACAAAACTGGAGATGGAAATGAGGTACTCTTCTCAGGTAGCTCATTGCTGATTCCTTGCAGTGGTTCATCTTGTCTCGAG GTCATGGAGCTTCAACTCCCTGGAAAGAAAGTAACGACAGCAAGGGACTTCTGGAATGGTTTGCGTGGTCAAAAGCTGTTGAAATCACCATAA
- the LOC102718966 gene encoding serine/Arginine-related protein 53 isoform X2 — MEEAKAAAYYDELNRKGEGARRFKQGLGFSSSDPQTASFPSKPTTTTSSFLSGFVRAGAAPSSAQPPKPPPPEPPRTGRHSRSPSPSRRHRTRSRSPSRSRRHRSRSRERRRRSRSREREDRRASRRRSRSRSRSRPPSHRTGRSPYYEDRRDRHGDRRRDDGGGRRESSKGRGGGQGGKVDYSRLIEGYDRMTPAEKVKAKMKLQLSETASKDSTLGNATVGWERFQFNKDAPLDEDDNGVEVANDDASLVKHIGKSFRLSAVESKHEDMVRDAHDNAIFGVPTYSIVDTETTGVELKTNDESEKAEDVETEPSSSLISDKVLAMQRGSWRERAQKLRQHPNA, encoded by the exons ATGGAGGaagcgaaggcggcggcgtacTACGACGAGCTCAACCGCAAGGGCGAGGGCGCCCGCCGCTTCAAGCAGGGCCTtggcttctcctcctccgaccCCCAAACCGCTTCCTTCCCCTCCaagcccaccaccaccacctcctccttcctctccggcttcgtccgcgccggcgccgccccctcctcGGCGCAACCCCCCAAACCGCCGCCTCCCGAGCCGCCTCGCACAGGCCGTCACTCTCgctccccgtccccgtcgcgGCGGCATCGGACCCGGTCCAGGTCCCCGTCTCGCTCGCGGCGGCACCGGTCTAGGTCGAGGGAGCGGAGGCGCCGGTCCAGGTccagggagagggaggatCGCAgggcctctcgccgccgttcCCGGTCTCGTTCTCGATCACGGCCGCCTTCTCACCGAACCGGAAGAAGCCCGTACTACGAAGACCGGCGGGACCGGCATGGAGACCGGCGGCGAGACGATGGTGGCGGCCGCCGTGAGAGCTCGAAggggcgcggtggcgggcaGGGAGGTAAAGTGGATTACTCACGGCTCATAGAAGGCTATGATAGAATG ACCCCAGCTGAGAAAGTGAAAGCAAAGATGAAGCTTCAGCTTTCAGAGACAG CTTCAAAAGATTCCACTCTTGGAAATGCCACTGTGGGGTGGGAAAGGTTTCAATTCAATAAGGATGCTCCACTTGATGAAGATGACAATGGTGTTGAAG TTGCTAATGATGATGCTTCACTGGTGAAGCACATAGGAAAGAGCTTCCGACTATCTGCCGTAGAG TCAAAGCATGAAGATATGGTCAGAGATGCACATGACAATGCTATATTTGGAGTGCCTACATATTCAATTGTTGATACTGAAACTACTGGGGTGGAGCTTAAAACCAATGACGAGAGCGAGAAAGCTGAAGATGTTGAAACCGAACCTAGCAGTTCCCTCATTAGTGATAAA GTTCTAGCAATGCAAAGAGGGTCATGGAGAGAAAGGGCACAGAAATTACGGCAGCATCCAAATGCGTga
- the LOC102719531 gene encoding acidic endochitinase-like, producing the protein MAPRLCSTSPFLFAVLHLAAFAAVSNAGQVAVYWGQNNGDGTLTETCASGWYGFVNIAFLNVFGENRAPGLNLAGHCEQATGTCTSLSSEISSCQQSGVKVLLSLGGAAGQYSLSSADDARGVAGYLWDNFLGGSSTSRPFGDALLDGIDFDIETGGGDHYDELAMALASRCNGACLLTAAPQCPYPDARLGAAIRTGVFNHVWVQFYNNKEAQCQYVDGDTSKLLDAWARWTSAVPAPADVFMGLPAERTAATNGGYIDADTLLSQVLPTVKGAANYGGVMLWDRWRDTTARYGEKLQGNV; encoded by the coding sequence ATGGCTCCAAGGCTCTGCTCCACTTCTCCGTTCTTGTTCGCCGTGCTCCACTtggccgccttcgccgccgtctccaACGCCGGCCAGGTGGCCGTCTACTGGGGCCAAAACAACGGGGATGGCACCCTCACCGAGACGTGCGCCTCCGGCTGGTACGGGTTCGTCAACATCGCCTTCCTCAACGTCTTCGGGGAGAACCGCGCCCCGGGCCTCAACCTCGCCGGCCACTGCGAGCAGGCTACGGGGACTTGCACGTCGCTCAGCTCCGAGATCAGCTCCTGCCAGCAGAGCGGCGTGAAGGTGCTCCTCtccctcggcggcgccgccggccagtACTCCCTCTCCTCGGCCGACGACGCGCGTGGCGTCGCTGGCTACCTGTGGGACAACTTCCTCGGCGGCAGCTCGACGTCCCGCCCCTTCGGCGACGCGCTGCTCGACGGCATCGACTTCGACATAgagacgggcggcggcgaccactACGACGAGCTGGCGATGGCCCTCGCGTCGAGATGCAACGGCGCGTGCCTGCTCACCGCGGCGCCGCAGTGCCCGTACCCGGACGCGCGCCTCGGCGCGGCGATCAGGACCGGGGTGTTCAACCACGTGTGGGTGCAGTTCTACAACAACAAGGAGGCGCAGTGCCAGTACGTCGACGGCGACACGAGCAAGCTGCTGGACGCGTGGGCGCGGTGGACGAGCGCCGTGCCGGCGCCCGCGGACGTCTTCATGGGGCTGCCGGCGGAGCGTACCGCTGCGACGAACGGCGGCTACATCGACGCGGACACGCTGCTGTCGCAGGTGCTGCCGACGGTGAAGGGCGCGGCCAACTACGGCGGCGTCATGCTGTGGGATCGCTGGAGAGACACGACCGCTCGTTATGGCGAGAAGTTGCAGGGGAACGTCTGA
- the LOC102718966 gene encoding arginine/serine-rich coiled-coil protein 2 isoform X1: MLILSHVLHVPSGSVLVLLAAKYLGLGLSNLVHRVLPDPAHSLQTRRRRAPSREAMEEAKAAAYYDELNRKGEGARRFKQGLGFSSSDPQTASFPSKPTTTTSSFLSGFVRAGAAPSSAQPPKPPPPEPPRTGRHSRSPSPSRRHRTRSRSPSRSRRHRSRSRERRRRSRSREREDRRASRRRSRSRSRSRPPSHRTGRSPYYEDRRDRHGDRRRDDGGGRRESSKGRGGGQGGKVDYSRLIEGYDRMTPAEKVKAKMKLQLSETASKDSTLGNATVGWERFQFNKDAPLDEDDNGVEVANDDASLVKHIGKSFRLSAVESKHEDMVRDAHDNAIFGVPTYSIVDTETTGVELKTNDESEKAEDVETEPSSSLISDKQCKEGHGEKGHRNYGSIQMREVLSMFHICCSPEF, from the exons ATGTTGATCCTCTCTCATGTACTGCACGTTCCTTCAGGCTCTGTGCTTGTGCTACTCGCTGCAAAATATCTTGGGCTGGGCCTTAGCAATCTCGTGCATCGCGTGCTTCCTGACCCAGCCCACAGCCTCCAgactcgccggcgtcgcgcacCGAGCCGGGAAGCCATGGAGGaagcgaaggcggcggcgtacTACGACGAGCTCAACCGCAAGGGCGAGGGCGCCCGCCGCTTCAAGCAGGGCCTtggcttctcctcctccgaccCCCAAACCGCTTCCTTCCCCTCCaagcccaccaccaccacctcctccttcctctccggcttcgtccgcgccggcgccgccccctcctcGGCGCAACCCCCCAAACCGCCGCCTCCCGAGCCGCCTCGCACAGGCCGTCACTCTCgctccccgtccccgtcgcgGCGGCATCGGACCCGGTCCAGGTCCCCGTCTCGCTCGCGGCGGCACCGGTCTAGGTCGAGGGAGCGGAGGCGCCGGTCCAGGTccagggagagggaggatCGCAgggcctctcgccgccgttcCCGGTCTCGTTCTCGATCACGGCCGCCTTCTCACCGAACCGGAAGAAGCCCGTACTACGAAGACCGGCGGGACCGGCATGGAGACCGGCGGCGAGACGATGGTGGCGGCCGCCGTGAGAGCTCGAAggggcgcggtggcgggcaGGGAGGTAAAGTGGATTACTCACGGCTCATAGAAGGCTATGATAGAATG ACCCCAGCTGAGAAAGTGAAAGCAAAGATGAAGCTTCAGCTTTCAGAGACAG CTTCAAAAGATTCCACTCTTGGAAATGCCACTGTGGGGTGGGAAAGGTTTCAATTCAATAAGGATGCTCCACTTGATGAAGATGACAATGGTGTTGAAG TTGCTAATGATGATGCTTCACTGGTGAAGCACATAGGAAAGAGCTTCCGACTATCTGCCGTAGAG TCAAAGCATGAAGATATGGTCAGAGATGCACATGACAATGCTATATTTGGAGTGCCTACATATTCAATTGTTGATACTGAAACTACTGGGGTGGAGCTTAAAACCAATGACGAGAGCGAGAAAGCTGAAGATGTTGAAACCGAACCTAGCAGTTCCCTCATTAGTGATAAA CAATGCAAAGAGGGTCATGGAGAGAAAGGGCACAGAAATTACGGCAGCATCCAAATGCGTgaagttttatctatgttcCATATATGCTGTTCTCCTGAATTTTGA
- the LOC102720091 gene encoding guanine nucleotide-binding protein subunit beta-like protein A, which produces MAGAQESLVLAGVMHGHNDVVTAIATPIDNSPFIVSSSRDKSLLVWDLTNPVPVVGETASATEYGVPFRRLTGHSHFVQDVVLSSDGQFALSGSWDGELRLWDLSTGATTRRFVGHDKDVLSVAFSVDNRQIVSASRDRTIKLWNTLGECKYTIGGDLGGGEGHNGWVSCVRFSPNTFQPTIVSGSWDRTVKVWNLTNCKLRCNLEGHGGYVNAVAVSPDGSLCASGGKDGVTLLWDLAEGKRLYSLDAGSIIHSLCFSPNRYWLCAATQDSIKIWDLESKHIVQDLKPEIPVSKNQMLYCTSLNWSADGSTLYAGYTDGTIRIYKISGFSYAG; this is translated from the exons ATGGCCGGCGCGCAGGAGTCTCTGGTGTTGGCCGGCGTGATGCACGGCCACAACGACGTAGTGACGGCCATCGCGACGCCCATCGACAACTCGCCGTTCATCGTGTCGTCCTCCCGCGACAAGTCGCTGCTGGTGTGGGACCTCACCAACCCCGTCCCGGTCGTCGGCGAGACCGCCAGCGCCACCGAGTATGGCGTGCCCTTCCGCCGCCTCACCGGCCACTCCCACTTCGTCCAGGACGTCGTCCTCAGCTCCGACGGCCAGTTCGCGCTCTCCGGGTCCTGGGACGGCGAGCTCCGCCTCTGGGACCTCTCCACCGGGGCCACCACCCGCCGCTTCGTCGGCCACGACAAGGACGTCCTCTCCGTGGCGTTCTCCGTCGACAACCGCCAGATCGTGTCCGCCTCCCGCGACCGCACCATTAAGCTGTGGAACACCCTCGGCGAGTGCAAGTACACTatcggcggcgacctcggcggcggGGAAGGCCACAACGGCTGGGTGTCATGCGTCCGCTTCTCCCCCAACACCTTCCAGCCAACCATCGTCTCTGGTTCATGGGACCGCACCGTCAAGGTGTGGAACCTCACGAACTGCAAGCTCCGCTGCAACCTCGAGGGCCACGGCGGCTACGTCAACGCCGTTGCGGTGAGCCCCGACGGCTCCCTGTGCGCATCCGGTGGCAAGGACGGCGTTACCCTGCTCTGGGACTTGGCCGAGGGCAAGAGGCTGTACTCGCTTGACGCGGGTTCCATCATTCATTCGCTCTGCTTCTCGCCCAACCGCTACTGGCTCTGCGCTGCGACCCAGGACTCTATCAAGATCTGGGATCTTGAATCAAAGCACATTGTGCAGGACCTTAAGCCCGAGATCCCCGTCTCCAAGAACCAG ATGCTGTACTGCACAAGCTTGAACTGGAGCGCAGATGGAAGCACCCTTTACGCTGGTTATACAGATGGAACCATCCGGATCTACAAGATCTCAGGGTTCAGCTACGCCGGCTAG
- the LOC102719247 gene encoding methionyl-tRNA formyltransferase isoform X3, translating into MARFSPPLLRRCLCSAAKSASAAGGTNKRNIVFLGSPQVAASVLETLLVASDSPDSAFQVAAVVTQPPAAKNRGRKLMPSAVAQLALDRGFPGDLIFTPERAGEEAFLSGLKELRPELCITAAYGNILPQRFLDIPPYGTVNIHPSLLPLYRGAAPVQRALQDGVEETGVSLAYTVRALDAGPVISCEKFSVDECIKAPELLAILFNIGSKLLLRELPSILDGSAKEKAKPQDDSKATHAPKLNSDESWLSFDQEAKVLHNKVISTKVCASCDKTGDGNEVLFSGSSLLIPCSGSSCLEVMELQLPGKKVTTARDFWNGLRGQKLLKSP; encoded by the exons ATGGCGCGCTTCTCCCCGCCGCTGCTGCGCCGGTgcctctgctccgccgccaaatccgcctccgccgccggaggcACCAATAAGAGGAATATCGTCTTCTTGGGATCCCCCCAG GTGGCCGCGTCGGTCCTGGAAACGTTGCTCGTGGCGTCGGACTCCCCGGACTCCGCATTCCAGGTTGCCGCCGTCGTGACgcagccgccggccgccaAGAACCGGGGGAGGAAGCTGATGCCGTCGGCCGTCGCGCAGCTTGCGCTCGACCGCGGGTTCCCCGGCGACCTCATCTTCACGCCGGAGCGCGCTGGGGAG GAGGCGTTTCTGTCAGGCCTGAAGGAATTGAGACCAGAGCTCTGCATCACTGCTGCCTATGGAAACATTCTGCCTCAGAGGTTTCTTGATATTCCGCCATATG GAACTGTTAACATACACCCGAGTTTGCTGCCTCTATATCGTGGTGCAGCACCTGTGCAGAGGGCATTGCAG GACGGTGTTGAAGAAACAGGTGTTTCCCTTGCATATACTGTCCGTGCATTGGATGCAGGTCCAGTGATTTCTTGTGAAAAATTTTCTGTTGATGAATGTATTAAG GCACCAGAGTTGCTTGCTATATTGTTCAACATAG GATCCAAGTTGTTGCTTCGTGAACTACCATCTATTCTTGATGGATCGGCTAAAGAAAAGGCAAAACCACAGGATGATTCCAAAGCAACTCATGCACCGAAG CTAAATTCTGACGAGTCATGGTTGTCATTCGACCAAGAAGCTAAAGTGCTCCATAACAAG GTTATCAGCACGAAGGTTTGCGCATCCTGTGACAAAACTGGAGATGGAAATGAGGTACTCTTCTCAGGTAGCTCATTGCTGATTCCTTGCAGTGGTTCATCTTGTCTCGAG GTCATGGAGCTTCAACTCCCTGGAAAGAAAGTAACGACAGCAAGGGACTTCTGGAATGGTTTGCGTGGTCAAAAGCTGTTGAAATCACCATAA
- the LOC102718689 gene encoding IST1-like protein, with protein sequence MSSLNSLFNRSTFGTKCKTCLNLVISRIKLLRNRRELQLINMRKEMVQYLQTGQESIARIRVEHIIREQNILAAYEIVELFCEFVLARVPIVEVQKECPLELREAIASIIFASGRCSDLPELMHLRTLFTTKYGKEFVAAAMELRPDSGVNRTIIEKLSVKAPSAESKLKVLKAIAQEYGLEWDSSNTEAELNKKYEDLLDGSGSSVHQGQLPIIESSPVTSISRDKPSLSISPVEDTRKYQAPQSPSSPAGPAVTHATTSNTVSQEHHRSPADEISCASPRPSDVLDKARAAIAAANRASAAARAAVDLVKVKITS encoded by the exons ATGTCGTCTCTCAACTCGCTCTTCAACCGCTCCACCTTCGGCACCAAATG CAAAACATGTTTGAATTTAGTCATTTCGAGGATCAAGCTGCTGCGCAACAGGAGGGAGTTGCAGCTAATAAATATGCGCAAAGAGATGGTTCAATACCTTCAGACAGGCCAGGAATCGATTGCAAGGATTCGG GTGGAGCACATTATTCGAGAGCAGAATATATTGGCTGCATATGAGATTGTAGAGCTTTTCTGCGAATTTGTTCTGGCACGAGTCCCTATTGTTGAGGTCCAAAA GGAATGCCCCTTAGAACTACGGGAAGCAATAGCTAGTATAATATTTGCATCAGGGAGATGTTCAGACTTGCCTGAGCTAATGCATCTCCGTACTTTGTTTACCACCAAATATGGCAAGGAATTTGTTGCTGCAGCTATGGAATTGCGCCCTGACAGTGGTGTTAATCGTACA ATAATTGAGAAGCTCTCAGTAAAGGCTCCATCAGCTGAATCAAAGCTGAAGGTCCTGAAAGCTATTGCTCAAGAGTATGGCCTTGAATGGGATTCATCTAATACTGAAGCAGAGCTCAAcaagaaatatgaagatctGCTG GATGGCTCAGGATCCTCAGTCCATCAGGGCCAGTTACCTATAATTGAGAGCTCTCCAGTTACTTCCATTTCCAGGGATAAGCCATCATTGTCTATTTCACCTGTCGAGGACACTCGAAAATACCAAGCACCCCAGTCCCCAAGCTCACCTGCTGGGCCTGCAGTAACGCATGCCACCACAAGTAATACGGTGAGCCAAGAGCATCATCGCTCCCCTGCTGATGAGATATCCTGCGCAAGCCCAAGACCGTCAGACGTTCTTGACAAGGCCCGAGCTGCCATTGCTGCAGCCAACCGTGCCTCCGCTGCTGCCCGTGCAGCCGTGGATCTTGTGAAGGTCAAAATTACAAGCTAG
- the LOC102719812 gene encoding uncharacterized protein LOC102719812, with product MPDSSANRFGKKVELEVLSSKGDIGESSYHKHSLWMAHWARSSISAEPQNDQSCTQLKEIDDVGYSKDCGALPFELLKARVAERLMVGVSHGGASAGNTREFSSNMWGVQHDVCQEVQCKNVDQMGSSIESSVMQKNVNLYAAKTVVSERYSLHKISDISADSYKFCGTENLSSEWSHFPMFEINKKIDSILNPRRSAFVTSSEKIFVPQKSVKINLSTSNVMAFSSKKYQFHTRQVTDENGQCKSARGMLSRLNDYTSLNSDRAREKLKGHLSTEESCSCSKDGTDSSCSLADEHHASRYIPNSNKSPHWSCKISASKIENQTVEGSSLEHKLGGYGAYKKHQQLEGVSFREPSLHREHDIKPVKTTAITNEDDVDTNGHHVVFANMSQGDQHYMKEHTLDSAVNLTESCKIPDIIDSGMISKSKDESLAQGKQAENRLIDNKRKGPCLFEMFTQTTKSNAKCSKDPTSSWKSCGSMPSCLLGAQKQFSAKTGSLYSEAHHASKSTAGFASSSMQKDPCYPSSAKNEQLVTSSIKGVSSCSKRNKAANASAEYHDSYPKETCANNQECSMSKTSSMNLDLVLFQISRLRNPIPNALNESPVCPDPSEKWLKRLQHDTSDSHAPRSKKPKVGDGPLEGGTATLFSQVFDCDSDSTTMISHVKNKLMCKGFIDQQSQEGSPMSAKSFNHWIGRWCRGGTPVFHGTSDLERQEAKSDMPPNDLEGQFPSIAAMAMMGRVMNKLRPCELQKRGPSVVWRTEGL from the exons ATGCCAGACTCTTCTGCCAACAGATTTGGCAAGAAAGTAGAGTTAGAAGTTCTTTCGAGCAAAGGCGACATTGGAGAATCATCTTACCACAAGCATTCCCTATGGATGGCACACTGGGCCAGATCAAGCATCAGTGCAGAACCTCAGAATGACCAGAGCTGTACTCAACTCAAGGAAATTGATGATGTTGGCTATTCAAAGGACTGTGGGGCTTTACCTTTTGAGCTGTTGAAAGCTAGAGTAGCTGAAAGGTTGATGGTGGGAGTGAGCCATGGAGGTGCCTCTGCAGGAAATACTCGGGAATTCAGCTCTAATATGTGGGGCGTACAACATGATGTTTGCCAAGAAGTTCAATGCAAGAATGTTGATCAGATGGGTAGCTCCATTGAAAGTTCTGTGATGCAGAAAAATGTGAACTTATATGCTGCTAAGACAGTGGTATCAGAAAGATATTCTCTTCATAAGATTTCAGATATATCGGCGGACTCTTATAAATTTTGTGGCACTGAAAATCTGAGTTCTGAGTGGAGTCATTTTCCTATGTTTGAGATCAACAAGAAAATTGATAGCATTCTTAACCCAAGGCGGTCCGCGTTCGTCACATCATCTGAAAAGATTTTTGTACCACAAAAATCTGTGAAGATAAATTTGTCTACCTCTAATGTGATGGCATTTTCATCAAAGAAATATCAGTTTCACACACGTCAGGTAACTGATGAGAATGGGCAATGCAAATCTGCAAGAGGCATGCTATCTCGTCTTAATGATTATACCAGTCTCAATTCTGACCGTGCAAGGGAAAAGCTGAAAGGCCATTTATCGACTGAAGAATCATGCTCTTGTAGCAAGGATGGAACTGACTCATCATGTTCGTTAGCAGACGAGCATCATGCAAGCCGTTATATCCCAAATTCAAATAAGTCACCTCATTGGTCTTGCAAGATTTCAGCAAGCAAAATTGAAAATCAAACTGTTGAAGGTTCTTCATTAGAACATAAATTAGGAGGTTATGGAGCATACAAAAAACATCAGCAATTAGAGGGAGTTTCATTCCGCGAGCCTTCACTGCATAGAGAGCATGATATCAAACCAGTTAAAACTACTGCCATTACCAACGAGGATGATGTGGACACGAATGGCCATCATGTTGTCTTTGCTAATATGTCACAAGGTGATCAACACTATATGAAAGAACACACACTAGATTCTGCAGTGAATTTGACAGAATCCTGTAAGATACCTGATATAATTGATAGTGGAATGATAAGTAAGAGCAAGGATGAATCACTAGCTCAAGGAAAGCAAGCAGAGAACAGATTGATCGATAACAAAAGAAAGGGTCCCTGCTTATTTGAAATGTTTACACAAACTACTAAATCAAATGCCAAATGTTCAAAAGATCCAACATCTTCATGGAAATCTTGTGGTAGCATGCCCAGTTGTTTACTGGGAGCACAGAAGCAATTTTCAGCTAAAACCGGTTCTTTGTACAGTGAAGCTCACCATGCATCAAAATCTACAGCAG GATTTGCTTCATCATCAATGCAAAAG GACCCTTGTTACCCATCCTCTGCAAAGAATGAACAGTTGGTGACTTCATCAATTAAAGGAGTATCAAGCTGtagtaaaagaaataaagcagCCAATGCGAGTGCAGAATACCACGACTCCTATCCAAAAGAAACTTGTGCCAATAATCAAGAATGTAGCATGTCAAAAACATCAAGCATGAACTTAGATTTAGTTCTTTTTCAAATAAGCAGACTGAGAAATCCAATTCCCAATGCTTTGAATGAGTCACCAGTATGTCCAGATCCAAGTGAAAAGTGGCTCAAACGCCTGCAACATGATACCTCAGACTCTCATGCTCCTCGTTCTAAGAAACCAAAGGTTGGAGATGGTCCATTGGAGGGAGGAACAGCTACCTTGTTTAGTCAAGTGTTTGACTGTGATAGCGACAGTACTACCATGATCAGTCAtgtgaaaaacaaactaatgtGTAAAGGATTTATTGATCAACAAAGCCAAGAAGGTTCTCCCATGTCAGCAAAGAGTTTCAATCATTGGATAGGAAGATGGTGCCGAGGAGGTACTCCTGTTTTTCATGGAACTTCAGATCTGGAAAGACAAGAAGCGAAGTCTGACATGCCACCTAATGATCTTGAAGGTCAGTTCCCAAGTATCGCAGCAATGGCAATGATGGGGCGTGTAATGAACAAGCTCCGGCCATGTGAACTTCAGAAGAGGGGTCCCTCTGTAGTCTGGAGAACAGAGGGGCTGTGA